One bacterium DNA window includes the following coding sequences:
- a CDS encoding YeeE/YedE family protein, which produces MNAPFLKFDMIGFEQSLIIAVFIGIGFGFFLEQAGFGSAVKLAQQFYLNDLSVFKVMFSALVTAMLGLFWLNKLDLLDLSAIRVLPTYIYPQLAGGVVFGVGFIMGGYCPGTCCVASVTGRMDGWIHFIGMMTGIFIFAEAYPYIESWYFSTSLGDITLFQFFQIPYGTAVFIVVMMALLGFVAAERIEKLHAKG; this is translated from the coding sequence ATGAACGCCCCTTTTTTGAAATTTGATATGATCGGTTTTGAACAATCGCTGATAATAGCGGTTTTCATCGGTATTGGATTTGGTTTTTTTCTTGAGCAAGCCGGTTTTGGGAGCGCCGTCAAACTAGCGCAGCAATTTTATCTAAATGATCTGTCTGTATTCAAAGTTATGTTTTCTGCGCTTGTAACAGCTATGTTGGGCTTGTTTTGGTTGAATAAACTGGATTTGCTGGATCTTTCGGCTATTCGTGTGCTTCCCACGTATATATATCCGCAGCTCGCCGGAGGCGTCGTTTTTGGTGTCGGATTTATTATGGGCGGATATTGTCCGGGTACGTGTTGTGTGGCTTCTGTTACCGGTCGAATGGATGGATGGATTCATTTTATCGGCATGATGACAGGAATTTTTATTTTTGCGGAGGCCTATCCCTATATCGAGAGTTGGTATTTTTCAACATCGCTGGGAGATATCACCTTGTTTCAGTTTTTTCAAATCCCGTACGGCACGGCTGTTTTTATCGTAGTTATGATGGCGTTATTAGGTTTTGTAGCCGCTGAACGTATTGAAAAATTACATGCAAAGGGTTGA
- a CDS encoding response regulator yields MSQPLTKPVLLIVDDEVEILKVLQKSLEDDYDVLTASRAKAGLELLDERVSVVISDQRMPEMTGSEFLRHVRERRPEVVRIIMSGYSDMTALINSVNYGEIFRYLNKPWDLNELLNTIELAVKRYDENRRQIELASENQRLATENLRLTEDLREKTTEINRLRGK; encoded by the coding sequence ATGTCCCAGCCGCTAACAAAACCGGTTTTGCTCATCGTAGATGATGAAGTCGAAATTTTAAAGGTTTTGCAAAAATCACTTGAAGACGATTATGACGTCTTAACGGCATCGCGTGCCAAAGCCGGTCTGGAGCTTTTGGACGAACGGGTATCCGTCGTTATTTCAGATCAACGTATGCCGGAAATGACCGGTTCAGAATTCTTGCGTCATGTCCGTGAGCGCCGTCCCGAAGTGGTTCGTATTATCATGTCCGGGTATTCCGATATGACGGCTTTGATTAATTCCGTAAACTACGGTGAGATTTTCAGATATCTCAATAAGCCTTGGGATCTCAACGAATTACTCAATACGATAGAGTTAGCTGTCAAACGGTATGACGAAAATCGCCGTCAGATAGAATTAGCCTCTGAAAATCAGCGCCTTGCCACTGAAAACCTCCGCCTTACCGAAGACCTTCGCGAAAAGACAACCGAAATTAACCGCCTGCGCGGAAAATAA
- a CDS encoding sulfurtransferase, with product MKKLLCCLILFYLSVPSAEGSERTLPYFVSTQWLADHINDSDLVILQTAFTRKEYAVGHIPGSRFLWFNWLAMDTPDLSTEMPDSVTAKNVLENLGISQKSKIVVVFTRGSVTTTTRMLVALSYFGFDDQTAVLDGGLDVWKAEGRPITKNIPIVQKTALALKLHPEIITNAEWVKSRLSSEKVKIIDARSKNFYAGNGGGILRTGHIEGARNIPFSTLTDSTNKILPVASLQKIIDDAGVKKGDTVVTYCHVGQQATLVYTVARMLGYEALLYDGCFEDWNVRDESYQVKK from the coding sequence ATGAAGAAGCTTCTTTGCTGTTTGATTCTTTTTTATCTGTCGGTCCCGTCCGCGGAAGGTTCAGAGCGTACATTGCCTTATTTTGTTTCAACCCAGTGGTTGGCCGATCATATCAATGATTCTGATCTAGTGATACTTCAAACCGCTTTTACACGAAAAGAGTACGCTGTAGGACATATTCCAGGGTCAAGATTTTTATGGTTTAACTGGCTCGCTATGGATACGCCGGATTTATCCACGGAAATGCCGGATAGCGTAACGGCTAAAAATGTATTGGAAAATCTGGGTATCTCTCAAAAATCAAAAATTGTCGTCGTGTTTACCAGAGGTAGTGTTACCACCACGACGCGGATGCTCGTCGCGCTTTCTTATTTTGGATTTGATGATCAGACAGCAGTTCTGGATGGTGGTCTTGATGTATGGAAAGCGGAAGGGCGTCCGATTACCAAGAATATACCGATCGTACAAAAAACAGCACTGGCGCTTAAACTCCATCCGGAAATCATCACTAATGCAGAATGGGTCAAGTCGCGTTTGTCGTCTGAAAAAGTTAAAATTATAGATGCGCGTTCTAAAAATTTTTACGCCGGCAATGGCGGCGGGATATTGCGAACCGGTCACATTGAAGGCGCCAGAAATATTCCCTTTTCCACATTGACGGATAGTACCAATAAAATTTTACCCGTCGCCAGTTTGCAAAAAATCATTGATGATGCAGGCGTCAAAAAAGGCGATACGGTTGTCACCTACTGTCATGTCGGGCAACAAGCTACTTTGGTATATACAGTTGCACGTATGTTAGGGTATGAAGCTTTATTATACGACGGATGTTTTGAAGACTGGAATGTACGTGATGAATCGTATCAGGTAAAAAAATAG
- a CDS encoding OPT/YSL family transporter, translated as MAHDAQAGSSTTGSHQFTPYIAPEHNVPEFTAKALILGALFGIIFGAATVYLALKAGLTVSASIPIAVLAISLGRKLFKTTILENNIIQTGGSAGESIAAGVVFTLPGFLFLSAESMGPSYFNYWTIFVLAMFGGILGTLMMVPLRRPLIVQEHGVLPYPEGTACASVLVAGEKGGDFSKTAYQGLGFAFIYAFFQKVFHFIAETPAWVTQQTNKFFPSATVNGEITPEYMGVGYIIGPRIAGVLVAGGVLAWLGLIPLLASLVPAATIAEQLVKLGYLPDILTAGGPGGWDPATQTFGSTATAVYRAYVRQIGAGAVAAGGFITLIKTLPTIVSSFKGSVASLKNKQSEESVRRTERDLSFGTVIAGSLGLIVLIAILPIIPGDSIISKIVLGLLIIVFGFFFVTVSSRIVGIIGSSSNPISGMTIATLMGTALVFIGVGWTGSLYEPMALVVGGMICIAAANAGATSQDLKTGYIVGATPKYQQIALFVGAIASSAMIGWTVQILDTPTSEMAAQGIQHAIGTEKYPAPQGTLMATLIKGLLSFNLDWQFVLVGAFVAVTMELCGVKSLSFAVGAYLPLSTTLPIFAGGAIKGIADWNRSRKGESEEDAELGKGSLFATGLVAGGALFGVIVAIATVFAEDFMKSINMEHAFSGILGQAGYEIFGVICFAIMGITLYRVAMKK; from the coding sequence ATGGCACATGACGCTCAAGCGGGCTCTTCGACGACGGGTTCGCACCAATTCACGCCTTACATCGCACCGGAACACAATGTACCGGAGTTTACGGCTAAAGCGCTGATCCTCGGTGCGCTTTTCGGTATCATCTTTGGCGCGGCAACGGTCTATCTTGCGCTCAAAGCAGGACTCACCGTATCCGCTTCCATTCCTATCGCTGTTCTGGCGATCTCATTGGGACGCAAACTTTTTAAAACCACGATTCTTGAAAACAACATCATTCAGACCGGTGGATCGGCAGGCGAATCCATCGCTGCCGGTGTGGTTTTTACGTTGCCCGGATTTCTCTTTCTCAGCGCTGAAAGCATGGGACCGAGTTATTTCAACTATTGGACAATTTTTGTATTAGCCATGTTCGGCGGTATTTTAGGAACGTTGATGATGGTGCCGCTGCGCCGACCGTTGATCGTACAGGAACACGGCGTACTTCCTTATCCGGAAGGAACCGCTTGCGCATCCGTTTTGGTTGCCGGCGAAAAAGGCGGTGACTTTTCCAAAACGGCGTATCAAGGTCTTGGCTTTGCATTCATTTATGCATTCTTCCAGAAAGTATTTCACTTCATCGCCGAAACACCGGCTTGGGTCACACAACAAACCAATAAATTTTTTCCTTCCGCCACGGTAAATGGTGAAATCACGCCGGAATACATGGGTGTAGGCTATATCATCGGACCGCGCATTGCCGGGGTGCTTGTAGCCGGCGGTGTGCTCGCATGGCTCGGTTTGATACCGCTGTTAGCATCACTGGTTCCTGCCGCAACGATAGCCGAACAACTTGTCAAACTCGGTTATTTGCCGGATATCCTCACCGCAGGCGGACCGGGCGGCTGGGATCCTGCTACGCAAACTTTTGGCAGTACCGCTACAGCCGTCTATCGTGCGTATGTGCGCCAGATCGGCGCCGGCGCTGTCGCCGCAGGCGGATTTATTACATTGATCAAAACGCTTCCCACGATCGTAAGCTCTTTTAAAGGCAGTGTCGCCTCGCTGAAAAACAAACAATCCGAAGAATCCGTGCGTCGTACGGAACGTGATCTGTCGTTTGGAACAGTAATCGCCGGTTCGCTCGGATTAATAGTTCTTATCGCCATCCTCCCCATTATCCCGGGCGATTCGATCATCAGCAAAATTGTGTTAGGTTTATTGATTATTGTATTTGGTTTTTTCTTCGTAACGGTATCAAGCCGTATCGTCGGCATCATCGGTTCGTCATCCAATCCGATTTCCGGTATGACCATCGCCACCCTCATGGGCACAGCTTTAGTTTTTATCGGTGTAGGTTGGACGGGCAGTTTATATGAACCGATGGCACTTGTCGTCGGAGGTATGATCTGTATCGCAGCCGCTAACGCCGGTGCGACATCCCAGGATCTTAAAACCGGTTACATCGTTGGCGCGACACCGAAGTATCAGCAGATTGCACTTTTTGTCGGCGCGATTGCCAGCTCCGCGATGATCGGATGGACGGTGCAAATCCTTGATACTCCGACTTCCGAAATGGCCGCACAAGGCATCCAGCATGCGATCGGCACAGAAAAATACCCGGCACCCCAGGGAACATTGATGGCTACCTTGATCAAAGGTTTGTTATCATTTAACCTTGATTGGCAGTTTGTTCTTGTCGGCGCATTTGTAGCGGTGACGATGGAACTCTGCGGCGTCAAGTCGTTATCGTTTGCCGTTGGTGCATACTTACCTCTTTCGACGACGCTTCCTATTTTTGCCGGTGGCGCCATCAAAGGTATTGCCGATTGGAATCGTTCACGTAAGGGCGAGTCGGAAGAAGATGCGGAACTTGGCAAAGGCAGTCTCTTTGCGACAGGTCTTGTTGCCGGCGGTGCGCTCTTTGGCGTCATCGTTGCCATCGCAACTGTGTTTGCCGAAGACTTCATGAAATCCATCAATATGGAACATGCTTTCTCCGGTATTTTGGGCCAGGCCGGTTATGAAATTTTCGGTGTTATCTGTTTTGCTATCATGGGCATTACACTGTACCGGGTTGCAATGAAAAAGTAA
- a CDS encoding phenylalanine 4-monooxygenase gives MTLENENHTTEELEVWRLLFERQSSLLHHTACQTFLEGLTALDFQPDAIPHLKSINAKLRDMTGWSLTVVPGIVEDAIFFEMLSRKTFPVTGWLRSKKQLQYIEEPDMFHDVFGHVPMLTDKQFCGFLEGLSRIALAYPNNTFVIERLVRMYWFTVEFGLVRESDNVKICGAGILSSIGETLYCLSGKPPVVEFDLHTVFEMPFRKDRFQDRYVLINDFEQLFRSVNQMEETLLRLQRQIQLQVLSWSC, from the coding sequence ATGACTTTGGAAAATGAAAACCACACAACGGAAGAACTCGAAGTTTGGAGACTTTTGTTCGAACGCCAATCGTCACTGCTGCACCATACGGCATGCCAAACGTTTTTGGAAGGACTCACCGCATTGGATTTTCAACCGGACGCCATTCCTCATTTGAAATCCATCAATGCAAAACTTCGGGATATGACCGGTTGGTCGCTCACGGTAGTACCCGGCATCGTTGAGGATGCGATTTTTTTTGAAATGCTGTCGCGTAAAACATTTCCCGTTACAGGATGGTTGCGATCCAAAAAACAACTTCAGTATATCGAGGAGCCGGATATGTTTCATGATGTATTCGGACACGTCCCCATGCTAACCGATAAACAATTTTGCGGTTTCTTGGAAGGATTGAGCCGCATTGCCTTAGCCTATCCCAACAACACCTTTGTTATTGAACGCCTCGTACGTATGTATTGGTTTACGGTCGAATTCGGTTTGGTACGTGAATCCGATAACGTCAAGATTTGCGGCGCAGGAATCCTTTCATCCATCGGCGAAACGCTGTATTGTCTCAGTGGCAAACCGCCCGTTGTGGAGTTCGATTTACATACCGTATTTGAAATGCCTTTCCGAAAGGATCGTTTTCAAGATCGGTATGTGTTGATCAATGATTTTGAGCAGCTATTTCGATCCGTGAATCAAATGGAAGAAACTTTGTTGCGTTTGCAAAGACAAATTCAACTTCAGGTTTTATCATGGAGTTGTTGA
- a CDS encoding YeeE/YedE family protein, which produces MKPMKPYMNPYVAGVGLGLVLLLSFFIVGRGLGASGALSSVLTSTVNTVAPSHIQSNAFYSEYYNNGNPLKDWLVFEMAGVLIGGLLSGWFSGRLKFKIEKSESVSTRTRFIFAFAGGILMGLGSKLARGCTSGQALTGGALMSVGSWIFIASVFITAYLVAKFFRRQWK; this is translated from the coding sequence ATGAAACCGATGAAACCTTATATGAATCCCTATGTGGCGGGTGTTGGACTTGGGCTGGTTTTACTCTTGTCTTTTTTCATTGTGGGACGAGGTCTGGGTGCTTCCGGCGCATTGAGTTCTGTTTTAACTTCGACCGTAAATACGGTCGCACCGTCGCATATCCAGTCGAACGCTTTTTACAGTGAATATTACAATAACGGAAACCCTCTCAAAGACTGGTTAGTATTTGAGATGGCCGGTGTTCTGATCGGCGGTTTGTTATCCGGTTGGTTTTCGGGAAGATTAAAATTTAAAATCGAAAAATCCGAAAGCGTATCCACCCGCACGCGTTTTATTTTTGCTTTTGCCGGCGGAATTCTGATGGGTTTGGGTTCCAAGCTTGCTCGCGGATGCACGAGCGGTCAGGCTTTGACGGGAGGTGCATTGATGAGTGTAGGCAGTTGGATATTTATCGCTTCCGTGTTTATAACGGCGTATCTGGTCGCCAAATTTTTTAGAAGGCAATGGAAATGA
- a CDS encoding radical SAM protein, translated as MFKTIPHLLISDAQGRFSDIPQIAMAGRSGNNTVPVTADTLIPLPEGSQLYFLPQRKAMGYDRKTGELIVFDDAYAVAAYIPPSYTHYLMAAYETITGAPRLPLFSFTAVGYYRGRYYVPAVHVDEDIKQLPTSFDDKKVKHAVDAWIVRHPNNRLLAHHGHACAIEYGCPNAKNLFLGRWEAPVAVASACNANCVGCISFQPKESVPSPQNRLEFVPTVEEIVEYAVPHLEKAEHAILSFGQGCEGEPLLRGKLIEDSIRAIRRHTKRGVIHINTNGSKPDTLVRLFDAGLDSVRVSMNSAQPDLYHRYYKPNNYTFDDVVRSLKVARDHKKFASINYFVFPGITDSQAEIRALMALIADTKLHLIQWRNFNIDPDWYLNDVVGEYRSKAAGVPSLMRRVREKFPHLLFGYMNKPAEVIRDAVDRSA; from the coding sequence ATGTTTAAAACCATACCTCATCTGCTGATCAGCGATGCGCAAGGGCGATTTAGCGACATTCCGCAGATTGCCATGGCTGGGCGCAGTGGAAACAATACGGTTCCTGTTACAGCCGATACATTGATCCCTCTGCCGGAAGGTTCGCAATTATATTTCTTACCTCAACGTAAAGCTATGGGGTACGATAGAAAAACCGGCGAACTCATAGTATTTGATGATGCGTATGCCGTCGCTGCATACATCCCGCCGTCATATACGCATTATCTCATGGCCGCCTACGAAACCATCACAGGAGCGCCCCGGCTTCCGCTTTTTTCTTTTACCGCAGTGGGTTATTATCGTGGTCGTTACTACGTACCTGCCGTGCATGTCGATGAAGATATCAAACAGTTGCCGACGTCTTTTGATGATAAAAAAGTGAAGCACGCTGTCGATGCGTGGATCGTTCGTCATCCTAATAATCGTTTATTGGCGCATCATGGTCATGCCTGCGCTATCGAATACGGTTGTCCTAACGCTAAAAATCTTTTTCTCGGACGTTGGGAGGCGCCGGTCGCCGTAGCCTCGGCGTGCAATGCCAATTGTGTCGGTTGCATTTCATTTCAACCGAAAGAATCCGTTCCATCACCGCAAAATCGCTTAGAGTTTGTTCCTACGGTCGAAGAAATCGTCGAATATGCCGTACCGCATTTGGAAAAGGCCGAACATGCCATTTTGAGTTTTGGTCAAGGATGCGAAGGCGAGCCGCTGTTACGCGGTAAATTGATCGAAGATTCCATACGGGCGATACGTCGACACACCAAGCGTGGTGTTATTCATATCAATACCAACGGCAGCAAACCGGATACGTTAGTGCGATTATTTGATGCGGGCCTCGACAGTGTCCGTGTGAGTATGAACTCGGCTCAGCCGGATCTTTATCATCGCTATTACAAACCCAACAACTATACGTTTGACGATGTAGTACGATCGCTGAAGGTCGCGCGCGATCATAAAAAATTTGCCTCAATCAATTATTTTGTTTTTCCGGGTATAACGGATTCCCAAGCGGAAATACGTGCGCTAATGGCTCTTATAGCCGATACAAAACTTCATCTGATTCAGTGGCGCAATTTCAATATTGATCCCGACTGGTATCTGAACGATGTCGTTGGCGAATATCGCTCCAAAGCGGCCGGTGTTCCTTCTTTGATGCGGCGTGTTCGCGAAAAATTTCCACATCTGCTTTTTGGGTATATGAATAAACCGGCCGAAGTGATTCGAGACGCCGTAGATCGCTCGGCTTAA